One Paracidovorax avenae ATCC 19860 genomic region harbors:
- a CDS encoding DUF502 domain-containing protein: MSALRKWLFTGLLVIVPGVITAWVLHWIISTLDQTLQILPENWQPDRLLGFHIPGFGVLLTLAILLAVGALASNFAGRKLVEWGDRLVSRIPVVRSIYSSVKQVSDTLFSESGNAFRTAVLVQWPREGVWTVAFITGTPSGEVAAYLRDGYVSVYVPTTPNPTGGYFVILRKSDCVELDMSVDAALKYIVSMGVVAPPDLTLPDSK, from the coding sequence ATGTCCGCTTTGCGCAAATGGCTGTTCACGGGCCTGCTGGTGATCGTGCCCGGCGTGATCACCGCCTGGGTCCTGCACTGGATCATCAGCACGCTCGACCAGACGCTGCAGATCCTTCCCGAGAACTGGCAGCCCGACCGGCTGCTGGGCTTCCACATCCCCGGCTTCGGCGTGCTGCTCACGCTGGCCATCCTGCTCGCGGTCGGCGCGCTGGCCAGCAATTTCGCGGGCCGCAAGCTGGTGGAGTGGGGCGACCGGCTCGTGAGCCGCATCCCGGTGGTGCGCTCGATCTATTCGAGCGTCAAGCAGGTCTCGGACACGCTGTTCTCCGAAAGCGGCAACGCCTTCCGCACGGCGGTGCTCGTGCAGTGGCCGCGCGAGGGCGTCTGGACCGTCGCGTTCATCACCGGCACGCCCAGCGGCGAAGTGGCCGCCTACCTGCGTGACGGCTATGTCAGCGTCTATGTGCCGACGACGCCCAACCCGACCGGCGGCTATTTCGTGATCCTGCGCAAGAGCGACTGCGTCGAGCTCGACATGAGCGTGGATGCCGCGCTGAAGTACATCGTGTCGATGGGCGTGGTGGCTCCCCCGGACCTCACGCTCCCCGATTCCAAGTAA
- the aspS gene encoding aspartate--tRNA ligase has protein sequence MAMRSHYCGLVTEALMGQTVTLAGWVNRRRDHGGVIFIDLRDREGNVQVVCDPDRADMFKTAEGVRNEFCVQIKGLVRARPEGTTNDNLKSGKIEVLCHELNVLNPSVTPPFQMDDENLSETTRLTHRVLDLRRPYMQRNLMLRYKTAIQVRNFLDKEGFIDIETPMLGKSTPEGARDYLVPSRVHDGQFFALPQSPQLYKQMLMVAGYDRYYQITKCFRDEDLRADRQPEFTQIDCETSFLGEEEIRAIFQRMVTEVFKTQLDVDLGEFPIMTYQDAAFRFGSDKPDLRVKLEFTELTDVMKDVDFKVFSGAANMQGGRVVALRVPGGAREEGGLSRGEIDAYTEFVKIYGAKGLAYIKVNDLAKGRDGLQSPIVKNIHDAAIAEILKRTGAQSGDLLFFGADKLKVVNDAIGALRLKIGHSEFGKKNGLFENVWAPLWVVDFPMFEYDEDDARWVAVHHPFTAPKDGHEDLMDTDPGRCIAKAYDMVLNGWELGGGSVRIHRAEVQSKVFAALKLTPEDARAKFGYLLDALQYGAPPHGGLAFGLDRLITLMTGAESIRDVIAFPKTQRAQDLLTQAPSPVDEKQLRELHIRLRNPDAAKAA, from the coding sequence ATGGCCATGCGTTCCCACTATTGCGGTCTCGTCACCGAAGCCCTGATGGGCCAAACCGTCACCCTCGCGGGCTGGGTGAACCGCCGCCGCGACCATGGCGGCGTGATCTTCATCGACCTGCGCGACCGCGAAGGCAACGTGCAGGTGGTGTGCGACCCCGACCGTGCCGACATGTTCAAGACGGCCGAAGGCGTGCGCAACGAGTTCTGCGTGCAGATCAAGGGCCTGGTGCGCGCGCGCCCCGAGGGCACGACCAACGACAACCTGAAGAGCGGCAAGATCGAGGTGCTGTGTCACGAGCTGAACGTGCTGAACCCCTCGGTGACGCCTCCGTTCCAGATGGACGACGAGAACCTGTCGGAGACCACGCGCCTCACGCACCGCGTGCTCGACCTGCGCCGCCCCTACATGCAGCGCAACCTGATGCTGCGCTACAAGACGGCGATCCAGGTGCGCAACTTCCTGGACAAGGAAGGCTTCATCGACATCGAGACGCCCATGCTGGGCAAGAGCACGCCCGAAGGCGCGCGCGACTACCTGGTGCCCAGCCGCGTGCACGACGGCCAGTTCTTCGCGCTGCCGCAGTCGCCGCAGCTCTACAAGCAGATGCTGATGGTGGCCGGCTATGACCGCTACTACCAGATCACCAAGTGCTTCCGCGACGAGGACCTGCGGGCCGACCGCCAGCCCGAGTTCACGCAGATCGACTGCGAGACCTCGTTCCTGGGCGAGGAAGAGATCCGCGCGATCTTCCAGCGCATGGTGACCGAGGTGTTCAAGACCCAGCTGGACGTGGACCTGGGCGAGTTCCCGATCATGACGTACCAGGATGCGGCGTTCCGCTTCGGCTCCGACAAGCCCGACCTGCGCGTGAAGCTCGAGTTCACCGAACTCACCGATGTCATGAAGGACGTGGACTTCAAGGTGTTCTCGGGCGCGGCCAACATGCAGGGCGGCCGGGTGGTGGCCCTGCGCGTGCCCGGCGGCGCGCGCGAAGAGGGCGGTCTCTCGCGCGGCGAGATCGATGCCTACACCGAGTTCGTGAAGATCTACGGCGCCAAGGGCCTGGCCTACATCAAGGTCAACGACCTGGCCAAGGGCCGCGACGGCCTGCAATCGCCGATCGTGAAGAACATCCACGACGCGGCCATCGCCGAGATCCTGAAGCGCACCGGCGCGCAGAGCGGCGACCTGCTGTTCTTCGGCGCCGACAAGCTGAAGGTGGTCAACGACGCGATCGGCGCGCTGCGCCTGAAGATCGGCCACAGCGAATTCGGCAAGAAGAACGGCCTGTTCGAGAACGTCTGGGCACCCCTCTGGGTGGTGGATTTCCCGATGTTCGAGTACGACGAGGACGACGCGCGCTGGGTGGCCGTGCACCACCCCTTCACGGCGCCCAAGGACGGCCATGAAGACCTGATGGACACGGACCCGGGCCGCTGCATCGCCAAGGCCTATGACATGGTGCTGAACGGCTGGGAGCTGGGTGGCGGCTCGGTGCGGATCCACCGCGCCGAGGTGCAGAGCAAGGTGTTCGCGGCCCTCAAGCTCACGCCCGAGGACGCCCGCGCCAAGTTCGGCTACCTGCTCGACGCGCTGCAGTACGGCGCGCCCCCGCACGGCGGCCTCGCCTTCGGCCTGGACCGCCTCATCACGCTGATGACCGGTGCCGAGTCGATCCGCGACGTGATCGCCTTCCCCAAGACGCAGCGCGCGCAGGACCTGCTCACGCAGGCGCCGAGCCCGGTGGACGAGAAGCAGCTGCGCGAGCTGCACATCCGCCTGCGCAACCCGGACGCCGCCAAGGCCGCCTGA
- the ubiB gene encoding ubiquinone biosynthesis regulatory protein kinase UbiB has product MSRLFRGATIVWVVLRYGLDELVLTSFQKPWLRLLARIVSFGRKLDAPRGQRLREALERLGPIFVKFGQVLSTRRDLLPPDIANELALLQDRVPPFDPDVAVATIERAFRRPVGEVFVSFERVPVASASIAQVHFAVVRDRHGVEREVAVKVLRPGMLPVIDNDLGLMRAMAGWVESLSADGKRLKPRQVVAEFDNYLHDELDLIREAANAAQLRRNMEGLGLVRIPEILWDFCHPEVLVMERMKGVPISQIERLRAAGVDIRQLARDGVTIFFTQVFRDGFFHADMHPGNIQVSLEPGSFGRYISLDFGIVGSLTEFDKEYLAQNFTAFFRRDYKRVAELHVESGWVPADTRINELESAIRAVCEPYFDRPLKEISLGMVLMRLFQTSRRFHVEIQPQLVLLQKTLLNIEGLGRQLDPELDLWSTAKPFLEKWMLDQMGPQRLWREVKAESPHFAKMLPELPRLLHDYLRHKPHDHRREMQELLAEQRRTNRLLQGIIYGGMGFVLGLLALQFLIRIRFFH; this is encoded by the coding sequence ATGAGCCGGCTTTTCCGCGGCGCCACCATCGTCTGGGTGGTGCTGCGCTATGGACTGGATGAGCTGGTACTGACGAGCTTCCAGAAGCCCTGGCTGCGCCTGCTGGCGCGCATCGTCTCCTTCGGCCGCAAGCTGGACGCGCCGCGCGGGCAGCGCCTGCGCGAGGCCCTGGAACGGCTCGGGCCCATCTTCGTGAAGTTCGGGCAGGTGCTGTCCACGCGGCGCGACCTGCTGCCGCCGGACATCGCCAACGAACTGGCGCTGCTGCAGGACCGCGTCCCGCCCTTCGACCCGGACGTGGCCGTGGCCACCATCGAGCGCGCCTTCCGCCGCCCCGTGGGCGAGGTGTTCGTCTCGTTCGAGCGCGTGCCCGTGGCGAGCGCCTCCATCGCGCAGGTGCATTTCGCCGTCGTCCGCGACCGCCATGGCGTGGAGCGCGAGGTGGCCGTGAAGGTGCTGCGGCCCGGCATGCTGCCCGTGATCGACAATGACCTGGGGCTGATGCGCGCCATGGCCGGCTGGGTGGAGAGCCTGTCGGCCGATGGCAAGCGCCTGAAGCCCCGGCAGGTGGTGGCGGAGTTCGACAACTACCTGCACGACGAGCTGGACCTGATCCGCGAGGCCGCCAATGCCGCGCAGCTGCGCCGCAACATGGAGGGCCTGGGCCTGGTGCGCATCCCGGAGATCCTCTGGGACTTCTGCCACCCGGAAGTGCTGGTGATGGAGCGCATGAAGGGCGTGCCGATCAGCCAGATCGAGCGGCTGCGCGCGGCCGGGGTGGACATCCGCCAGCTGGCTCGCGACGGCGTCACCATCTTCTTCACGCAGGTCTTCCGCGACGGCTTCTTCCACGCGGACATGCACCCGGGCAACATCCAGGTGAGCCTGGAGCCGGGTTCGTTCGGCCGCTACATCTCGCTGGATTTCGGCATCGTCGGCTCGCTCACCGAGTTCGACAAGGAATACCTGGCGCAGAACTTCACCGCCTTCTTCCGCCGCGACTACAAGCGCGTGGCGGAGCTGCACGTGGAGAGCGGCTGGGTGCCGGCCGACACGCGCATCAACGAACTGGAGTCGGCCATCCGCGCCGTCTGCGAGCCGTATTTCGACCGCCCGCTCAAGGAAATCTCCCTGGGCATGGTGCTGATGCGGCTGTTCCAGACCTCGCGCCGCTTCCATGTGGAGATCCAGCCGCAGCTCGTGCTGCTGCAGAAAACGCTGCTCAACATCGAAGGCCTGGGCCGCCAGCTCGACCCGGAGCTGGACCTCTGGAGCACGGCCAAGCCGTTCCTCGAGAAGTGGATGCTCGACCAGATGGGGCCGCAGCGGCTCTGGCGCGAAGTGAAGGCCGAGTCGCCGCATTTCGCGAAGATGCTGCCCGAGCTGCCGCGCCTGCTGCACGACTACCTGCGCCACAAGCCGCACGACCACCGGCGCGAGATGCAGGAACTGCTCGCCGAGCAGCGCCGCACCAACCGGCTGCTGCAAGGCATCATCTACGGTGGCATGGGTTTTGTATTGGGGCTGCTGGCACTGCAGTTCCTGATCCGCATCCGGTTCTTCCACTAA
- a CDS encoding HIT family protein — MASTCPLCSGDGGTLVWRGRLMRVVHAGEEADRGFPGFYRVIWNTHVAEFSDLAGTERERCMAAVAVVEQVLREQLQPAKINLAALGNMVPHLHWHVIARFGWDSHFPAPVWAPAQRERDLVQEAAVQGRSEAIAQLLRERLAQAGLD; from the coding sequence ATGGCCTCCACCTGTCCCCTGTGCAGCGGCGACGGCGGCACGCTGGTCTGGCGTGGCAGGCTGATGCGCGTGGTGCATGCCGGCGAGGAGGCCGACCGCGGATTTCCGGGGTTCTATCGCGTCATCTGGAACACGCACGTGGCGGAGTTCTCGGACCTGGCCGGCACCGAGCGCGAGCGCTGCATGGCCGCCGTGGCGGTGGTGGAACAGGTGCTGCGCGAGCAACTGCAGCCCGCGAAGATCAATCTCGCGGCCCTGGGCAACATGGTGCCGCACCTGCACTGGCACGTGATCGCCCGCTTCGGGTGGGACAGCCACTTTCCCGCGCCCGTCTGGGCGCCGGCCCAGCGTGAGCGCGACCTGGTGCAGGAGGCCGCCGTGCAGGGCCGGAGCGAAGCCATCGCGCAACTGCTGCGCGAGCGACTGGCCCAGGCCGGACTGGACTAG
- a CDS encoding FmdB family zinc ribbon protein has translation MPIYAYKCGSCGHAKDVLQKISDAPLTVCPACGAETFSKQVTAAGFQLKGSGWYVTDFRGGSGGGTSAPAPAAEGAAAPASAPAAAPAPAPAASPAAPAAPTSKS, from the coding sequence ATGCCTATCTATGCCTATAAATGCGGCTCCTGTGGCCATGCCAAGGATGTGCTGCAGAAGATCTCCGATGCCCCGCTCACGGTCTGCCCCGCCTGTGGCGCCGAGACGTTCTCCAAGCAGGTCACGGCCGCCGGCTTCCAGCTCAAGGGCTCGGGCTGGTACGTGACCGATTTCCGCGGCGGCAGCGGCGGCGGCACCAGCGCCCCGGCTCCGGCCGCGGAAGGCGCCGCGGCGCCCGCTTCCGCCCCTGCGGCGGCACCTGCACCAGCGCCGGCGGCTTCCCCCGCGGCGCCTGCCGCACCCACTTCCAAGAGCTGA
- the ubiE gene encoding bifunctional demethylmenaquinone methyltransferase/2-methoxy-6-polyprenyl-1,4-benzoquinol methylase UbiE produces the protein MSTTHFGFQTVDENDKARRVRGVFDSVASKYDVMNDLMSGGLHRAWKAYTVMVANLREGQRVLDIAGGTGDLARAFAKKVGASGTVVHTDINESMLRVGRDRLIDEGTVLPTLVCDAERLPFPDNHFDVVSVAFGLRNMTHKDVAIAEMCRVLKPRGRLLVLEFSQVAKPLRKPYDWYSFKVLPRLGRLVAGDDASYRYLAESIRMHPGQEELKTLMQKNGFGHVDYHNMTGGIVALHVGIKC, from the coding sequence ATGAGCACCACCCATTTCGGTTTCCAGACCGTGGACGAGAACGACAAGGCGCGCCGCGTGCGCGGGGTTTTCGATTCCGTCGCTTCCAAGTACGACGTCATGAACGACCTGATGTCGGGCGGCCTGCACCGCGCGTGGAAGGCCTACACCGTGATGGTCGCCAACCTGCGCGAGGGCCAGCGCGTGCTGGACATCGCCGGCGGCACGGGCGACCTGGCGCGTGCCTTCGCGAAGAAGGTGGGCGCGAGCGGCACGGTGGTGCACACCGACATCAACGAATCCATGCTGCGCGTGGGGCGCGACCGCCTCATCGACGAAGGCACCGTGCTGCCCACGCTGGTCTGCGACGCCGAGCGGCTGCCTTTTCCCGACAACCATTTCGACGTGGTGAGCGTGGCTTTCGGCCTGCGCAACATGACCCACAAGGACGTGGCCATCGCCGAGATGTGCCGCGTGCTCAAGCCGCGCGGCCGGCTGCTGGTGCTGGAGTTCTCGCAGGTGGCCAAGCCGCTGCGCAAGCCCTACGACTGGTACTCCTTCAAGGTGCTGCCGCGGCTGGGCCGGCTGGTGGCCGGCGACGACGCGAGCTACCGCTACCTGGCCGAGTCCATCCGCATGCATCCGGGCCAGGAAGAGCTCAAAACCCTCATGCAGAAAAATGGCTTTGGGCATGTGGACTATCACAACATGACTGGCGGCATCGTGGCCCTGCATGTTGGAATCAAGTGCTGA
- a CDS encoding sodium:solute symporter family protein translates to MLLTLVIVYLLVTIAIGLVAARRVKNTADFAIAGRHLPLYMIITTTFATWFGSETVLGIPAKFIQGGLGNVVEDPFGAGFCLILVGIFFAAKLYRMTLLTISDYYRERYGRAVEIICSLIIMLSYLGWVAAQVTALGLVFNLLSGGAISIPAGMTIGVVSILAYTLFGGMWSVAVTDFIQMIILVAGLAIIAVFAGEMAGGAGKVIDFAAGRDLFRFLPEPKFHDVVFFVAAGITMMFGSIPQQDVFQRVMSANNLKAATRGPVIGGICYILFAFVPMFLVASALIIMPAETAALLQDDPQKVLPTLVLEKMPFVMQVLFFGALLSALKSTASATLLAPSVTFTENIWRQFRPSVTDREHLRTMRISTLVFSLLVLAYSIRMQGTSIYELVSGAYQVPLVGAFVPLVFGLYWKRATTQGALCAIVLGLGFWLAFMALPVGEVFPAQLAGLLAAVAGMLAGSLAPQWVGNRHGSHHRVAGAE, encoded by the coding sequence GTGCTGCTGACCCTGGTCATCGTCTATCTGCTGGTCACCATCGCCATCGGGCTGGTGGCGGCCAGGCGCGTCAAGAACACGGCGGATTTCGCCATCGCCGGGCGCCACCTGCCGCTCTACATGATCATCACCACCACCTTCGCGACCTGGTTCGGTTCGGAGACGGTGCTGGGCATTCCCGCCAAGTTCATCCAGGGCGGCCTGGGCAACGTGGTGGAAGATCCCTTCGGTGCCGGCTTCTGCCTGATCCTGGTGGGCATCTTCTTCGCCGCGAAGCTCTACCGCATGACGCTGCTCACGATCAGCGACTACTACCGCGAGCGCTACGGCCGGGCGGTGGAGATCATCTGCTCGCTCATCATCATGCTGAGCTACCTGGGCTGGGTCGCGGCGCAGGTGACGGCGCTGGGGCTGGTGTTCAACCTGCTCTCGGGCGGCGCCATCAGCATCCCCGCGGGCATGACGATCGGCGTGGTGTCCATCCTCGCCTACACGCTCTTCGGCGGCATGTGGTCGGTGGCGGTGACCGATTTCATCCAGATGATCATCCTGGTGGCGGGCCTGGCGATCATCGCCGTCTTCGCGGGCGAGATGGCGGGAGGGGCCGGCAAGGTGATCGACTTCGCCGCGGGCCGCGACCTGTTCCGCTTCCTGCCGGAGCCGAAATTCCACGACGTGGTGTTCTTCGTCGCGGCCGGCATCACCATGATGTTCGGTTCGATCCCGCAGCAGGACGTGTTCCAGCGCGTGATGTCCGCCAACAACCTGAAGGCCGCCACGCGCGGGCCCGTGATCGGCGGCATCTGCTACATCCTGTTCGCCTTCGTGCCCATGTTCCTCGTGGCCAGCGCGCTCATCATCATGCCGGCGGAGACGGCGGCGCTGCTGCAGGACGATCCGCAGAAGGTGCTCCCCACGCTGGTGCTCGAAAAGATGCCTTTCGTGATGCAGGTGCTCTTCTTTGGTGCGCTGCTGTCGGCGCTCAAGTCCACCGCCTCGGCCACGCTGCTGGCGCCCAGCGTCACGTTCACCGAGAACATCTGGCGCCAGTTCCGCCCCTCCGTGACCGACCGCGAGCACCTGCGCACCATGCGCATCAGCACCCTGGTGTTCAGCCTGCTGGTGCTGGCGTATTCGATCCGCATGCAGGGCACGTCCATCTACGAGCTGGTGTCCGGCGCCTACCAGGTGCCGCTGGTCGGCGCCTTCGTGCCGCTGGTGTTCGGCCTGTACTGGAAGCGTGCCACGACCCAGGGCGCGCTGTGTGCCATCGTGCTGGGCCTGGGCTTCTGGCTGGCGTTCATGGCGCTGCCCGTGGGCGAGGTGTTCCCGGCGCAGCTGGCCGGCCTGCTGGCCGCCGTCGCGGGCATGCTCGCCGGCTCGCTGGCACCCCAGTGGGTGGGCAATCGCCACGGATCCCACCACCGGGTGGCGGGAGCGGAGTGA
- a CDS encoding GGDEF domain-containing protein — MPGNDAPAIPALHPAPEGRLARKAFWVMTQRVTVMAAAVDAAFIPLFLLLGSPLLTWINVASIAMYAAAYALLGQRRNVAALSLIWLEVVGHSALGTWLVGWNSGFHYYLLMFIPAIVVGRGRRRITPVMLLALFVFYIGMYELSRRYGAQAPLGDLGLSVTHAFNVAVVFAMAAYTARYYYGSVLRAERRLEDQAATDPLTGLSNRRRLASLAQERIAQARQAGQPTAVVIADIDHFKRINDTHGHEAGDRVLVHVAELLARSSRARDLLARWGGEEFLVVMPTCALADAQALAERMRAAVADRPARHGALAIPASLSLGVAQLRSGESLEAAIARADGALYASKHAGRNRVTTAD, encoded by the coding sequence ATGCCAGGCAACGACGCCCCCGCCATTCCCGCGCTCCATCCCGCCCCGGAGGGGCGCCTGGCGCGCAAGGCCTTCTGGGTGATGACGCAGCGCGTGACAGTGATGGCCGCGGCGGTGGACGCGGCCTTCATCCCCCTCTTCCTGCTGCTCGGGTCGCCGCTGTTGACCTGGATCAATGTGGCGAGCATCGCCATGTACGCGGCAGCCTACGCGCTGCTGGGGCAGCGCCGCAACGTCGCCGCGCTGTCGCTGATCTGGCTGGAGGTGGTGGGCCATTCGGCCCTCGGCACCTGGCTGGTCGGCTGGAACAGCGGTTTCCACTACTACCTGCTGATGTTCATTCCCGCCATCGTGGTGGGCCGGGGCCGGCGCAGGATCACGCCGGTGATGCTGCTCGCGCTGTTCGTCTTCTACATCGGCATGTACGAGCTGTCGCGCCGCTACGGCGCGCAGGCACCGCTCGGCGACCTGGGGCTCTCGGTCACGCATGCGTTCAACGTGGCCGTGGTGTTCGCCATGGCGGCCTACACCGCGCGCTACTACTACGGCTCGGTCCTGCGCGCCGAGCGCCGGCTGGAAGACCAGGCCGCCACCGACCCGCTCACGGGGCTGTCCAACCGGCGGCGCCTGGCCAGCCTCGCGCAGGAACGCATCGCGCAGGCGCGGCAGGCCGGGCAGCCGACGGCCGTGGTGATCGCGGACATCGACCACTTCAAGCGCATCAACGACACCCACGGCCACGAGGCCGGAGACCGGGTCCTGGTGCACGTGGCGGAACTGCTGGCGCGCAGCAGCCGCGCCCGCGACCTGCTCGCGCGCTGGGGCGGCGAGGAATTCCTGGTGGTGATGCCCACATGCGCCCTGGCGGACGCGCAGGCCCTGGCCGAACGCATGCGCGCCGCCGTGGCCGACCGTCCGGCCCGCCATGGGGCGCTCGCCATCCCGGCGAGCCTTTCGCTGGGGGTGGCGCAATTGCGCAGTGGCGAATCGCTGGAGGCCGCCATCGCCCGCGCCGACGGGGCGCTGTATGCCAGCAAGCATGCGGGCCGCAACCGCGTGACGACGGCGGACTGA
- a CDS encoding Tim44 domain-containing protein: MMKFWSVALVAMLAVVHLDADARRMGGGKSVGKQSSNVTQREAATPPATPAAPAQNAVGNSPANAAAAKPAAAPNAAPAAAPKKPWGAMLGGLAAGLGLAWLAHSLGLGAAFGNFLLIALLALAAFAVIGMVMRSRRPASAAAAGGAPFAFQGAGSASPSDAAVPRQYSPQNVGNDASARPFERSGMAFDASRAAGSGVVIGSALSGSQNWGVPADFDTQGFLDAAKRNFVTLQAAWDRSDIATLRSMMTDSMVDEIRSQLGERESLRGASQPNHTDVVMLEAQLLGIEDLGDGYMASVEFSGMIREEPSAGPSPFREVWNMTKPKSGTSGWLVAGVQALQ, translated from the coding sequence ATGATGAAATTCTGGTCTGTGGCTTTGGTGGCGATGCTCGCGGTGGTCCACCTGGACGCCGATGCGCGCCGCATGGGCGGCGGCAAGTCGGTCGGCAAGCAGTCGAGCAACGTGACGCAGCGCGAGGCCGCGACCCCGCCGGCCACGCCGGCGGCTCCCGCGCAGAACGCCGTGGGCAACAGCCCCGCCAACGCAGCCGCGGCCAAGCCTGCGGCGGCGCCGAACGCGGCGCCCGCTGCCGCTCCCAAGAAGCCGTGGGGCGCGATGCTGGGCGGCCTGGCCGCGGGCCTGGGCCTGGCATGGCTGGCGCACTCCCTCGGGCTGGGCGCGGCCTTCGGCAATTTCCTGCTGATCGCGCTGCTCGCGCTCGCGGCCTTCGCTGTGATCGGCATGGTCATGCGCTCGCGCAGGCCGGCTTCCGCGGCTGCCGCCGGCGGCGCGCCCTTCGCCTTCCAGGGCGCCGGCTCCGCGTCGCCCTCCGATGCGGCCGTGCCGCGCCAGTACAGCCCGCAGAACGTGGGCAACGATGCCTCCGCGCGCCCCTTCGAGCGCAGCGGCATGGCGTTCGACGCGTCCCGCGCCGCCGGCAGCGGCGTCGTGATCGGCTCCGCGCTCTCCGGTTCGCAGAACTGGGGTGTTCCGGCCGACTTCGACACGCAGGGCTTCCTGGATGCCGCCAAGCGCAACTTCGTGACGCTGCAGGCCGCCTGGGACCGCTCGGACATCGCCACGCTGCGCTCGATGATGACCGACAGCATGGTCGATGAAATCCGCTCGCAGCTCGGCGAGCGCGAATCCCTGCGCGGTGCCAGCCAGCCCAACCACACCGACGTGGTGATGCTGGAGGCGCAGCTGCTGGGCATCGAGGACCTGGGCGACGGCTACATGGCCAGCGTGGAGTTCTCCGGCATGATCCGCGAGGAGCCCTCCGCAGGCCCGAGCCCGTTCCGCGAGGTCTGGAACATGACCAAGCCCAAGAGCGGCACCAGCGGCTGGCTGGTGGCAGGCGTGCAGGCGCTGCAGTGA
- a CDS encoding gamma-butyrobetaine hydroxylase-like domain-containing protein encodes MADQQAAAAAPQSLTVHGASRVLEIAFDDGASFRIPFELLRVYSPSAEVQGHGPGQEVLQTGKRDVQITAIEPVGHYAIKPVFSDGHQSGLFTWPYLYRLGRDQESLWQQYLQRLADAGLDRDAPMPAARSGGAGAGGGCGTH; translated from the coding sequence ATGGCAGACCAGCAAGCGGCGGCCGCCGCGCCGCAATCGCTCACCGTGCACGGTGCGTCGCGCGTGCTCGAAATCGCCTTCGACGATGGCGCGAGCTTCCGCATCCCCTTCGAGTTGCTGCGGGTGTATTCGCCCTCGGCGGAAGTGCAGGGCCACGGCCCGGGCCAGGAGGTGCTGCAGACGGGCAAGCGCGATGTGCAGATCACTGCCATCGAGCCCGTGGGCCATTACGCGATCAAGCCCGTGTTCTCCGACGGACACCAGAGCGGGCTCTTTACCTGGCCGTACCTGTACCGGCTCGGGCGGGACCAGGAATCGCTCTGGCAGCAGTACCTGCAGCGCCTGGCGGATGCCGGCCTCGATCGCGATGCGCCCATGCCGGCAGCGCGCAGCGGCGGTGCCGGCGCCGGTGGCGGCTGCGGAACACACTGA